The genomic region TCCAACGGCCGGATCTCGATCGGCAGCGCGCAGGCCGGCGTCGAGGTGAAGACCGCCAACGGCGCGATCCGGATCGGCGAGGTGGTGCGCGGCGTGGTGCAGCTGAACACCGCGATGGGGGACGTCGAGGTCGGCATCCGCGAGTCCACCGCCGCCTGGCTGGACGTCAACACCCGGCTGGGCACCGTGCGCAACTCGCTCGGCCCGACCGAGGGCCCCGACACCGCCGAGCGGACCGTCGAGCTGCGGGCCCGTACCGGCCTCGGCGACATCGTGATCAGCCGGGCCTGAGCAGTGACCCCGCCCGAGACGGCTTGTGGCGCAGGCGTAGCGCGGTGTATTGCAGCGCGCTACGCTGGATGGCATGAAGACCATCACCCAGCGCGAACTCGCCGCACGCTCCAAGGCCGTGCTCGATGATGTCGAGGCGGGCGAGACGTACCTGATCACGCGCAACGGCACCGAGATCGCCGAGGTGCGTCCGCTCAGCGCCCGGCGGCGGTTCGTGCCG from Kitasatospora azatica KCTC 9699 harbors:
- a CDS encoding type II toxin-antitoxin system Phd/YefM family antitoxin, producing the protein MKTITQRELAARSKAVLDDVEAGETYLITRNGTEIAEVRPLSARRRFVPVEELQRKWRHAPVVDAARLRAEGDEFFGGEDRVGGEDNPWERK